tatagacaaaatattttgatattgagattactatgaaaattgtggaaatgagaaccctgatggaccagtgaTATAATTGAGAGCATAGTACCGTTGTTAGGaaatgagttagtgcaaccacacttcttgGGAAGAGTGTTGGTATGAGAAGTTGATTGGGCCTGCGGAGGGATGTTGACTGCCCCTGGGCCCGGACCAGGCTGTGGTGGGCCAATCATACTATAGACGAGCTATGTTTTGACTTGGCTATGGTCTGCCGATCATATGCTTAGTTCAgctttcggactgcacaacccggtcatgtgagGTGATTACATGATGGTGATATATGAATGTCCTCTCAGGTTGGTTCCTCATCACAGACATGATGAAACTACATTTACATACATGTTGGGTTTCGAACCCAGGAAAACGTATTGAGTACAtgcatatttttaagaaaaatatatatttacaaatgtatatatatgtatgtagataTGAGTGCAGATTTCATGATTACTTAGTTAAATTATTTGTGAAATGAACGTGTTTTGATTCATttaactcatgttgccacacattgattaTAATTTATTCAAACTAACTAGGAGGTGTCTCactctttaatattttaacatttaaggGAATCAAGGGagacgagcttagagagctccagGCAGGATTAATGTTTCTGGGAAATTAAAGTTAGTGCTAGTGAGATGCAGCTGTTTTGtttgtatatagatatgtttatGTACCTTTGGTTATATAGGTAGTTTGGGAGAGAGATACTTTTGTATTATGGTGgtatagtactttggtatgttTTACATGtgggatgtatgtatattatgcttCTGCTGTATTGTAATATAGCTTATGGATAGTTGTACCCGGTAACCCACTTGGGAGTCGGGTGGTttatatttatggtatcagagttgcatgccaaaaagaaaaggaagttgAATTTTCGGGTCGTCACTGAATGTCTTATGAGACAATATTCTTTTCTTGGTTCACATTGTAAAATTCATAAAAGTATGCTTAAGATTTGCATAATAATTTTTGGTTTAATATTAAAATTGTAGTAGGTATTTTAAGAAGATGACTATTATACCTTTAACATGTGCGTAACGAATATATGAAAAGTAATTATACTTTTCAACATAAAAGTCTATGACattatgtatttaattaaatttgtattctaaaattttcaacaattataTGCCCCCCCCCTGAGGATGACTCTTATAGTAAATTCAAAGCTCACCCGCTTAAAATGTCAAAGTTTGAGTATTGAGGTGAGGGTTACAAGTTTTTAGTTGAGATATGCAATGCTTTCGTAATTAAGTGGAAAATGGTAGAGTGGTAGACCTATTATTCTAATGGATTAGTCGAGTTTTCAAAGGGTTTCAGACAccattgtttaaaaaaaattataaatttaaaatattttttaacgcTTAATAATTGATTAACCAAAATAATTGAGGGCAATGtcgtgttaaaatattaaatattatattaaatttttataaaacaataatagtattacttttatttaaaaaattgcaAATATCAGTTAACATAAATATTAGCATTTTTTTATAAGCATTTTGAATATTAtctaattcaaaaattaattaaaaatttaatattttaaataacaaaTTAACTTATATTTTTTGataattaatatttgaattgCCATTTTAATATATTATAACTAAAAACtaatcaaaatttttcattaaaattcggatgattttcttattaaaaattaattaaaatctaattaaattttataaataatatttatgtGATGCCTCCTACCCTTGCAAAGTAAGGAGCCCTGTGGCTCAAGgacgtgtttttttttttttttttaataaataatattttaattaacattatatatatttttaattaaaaataattaatatttttgataacttaaaatttttacttttttattaataattttatattataatatagtaATAGAgtgctattatattatattggCATTGTCGTCTAAAAATCAAAATAGTGAGTGTAATTTAGTTTGAGGGTGGAAATATAATgcttatattttatatgaatttttttttccttaagaaTGGGAATATACCTGTCACTTCGACCCACTTGTTATGaatattatatttttgaaaaaaaaaaaaaatgtcacaaACCAAAGCCCATAAAATAAAGGGATGAAATTGCTATGCCAATTGGTCTCAATGTTTGAAGATCAAAATCTCATCTACATCCATGTCTTGTTAAGTAAATAAAGCCCCAACAAGACCCAATAAAATTCTAGAAGTTAGGGGTGCGTGGAATTTGAGTTAAACTGAAGAACCCGACCGAAGTGATTGAACCAAATTGCTTCATCTAATTCGATTTGGCTCGATTTTAATTTGAGAACCAAAAAGATATTGGTTTGGTTTTCGATTCTGAGAATTAAAGTTtggtttaaataaaaaaaaccaaaattagTACATGGGGAAGACCACTTACACCAATTTGGTCAGTTTGGTTTTCAAAAGGCATTTTGGCTACTGCAGTTTTTTCTCTGAACTAATACATCAATTTTTAccttcaaaactcaaataaatttGATCGGTTCAAATAAtaatctaatttttcattttttccacCCAAAACTGACGAATTGCACGTCTTAGAGGAAGTTGGGCCTGCCAAAACAAAGACACTGAACTGCATCTGCAGTCATGTCCACTTAAATAAATGAAGGCCAAACAAGGCCCAATAAAATGATGGAGGCTGGGGCCTGCCGATACAAAGACAGTACTCTCCCGGCTCGGTCTCTGCGCGGTGGCTACTCTCTGTCTCCGGCGACACCATTTTTTCAGTCACCTCAAACCCCGCTGAGGAAGGCGCAGGGTCTTTATTCGTAATAGAGATCGACGGCATGGGGTTGTGTCGTCGTCTCTGTGTAATAATTAGAAAGGCGAGTCCCTATTCTCTGCAGAGACCGGTGCCGTTCTCTTCTACGGGTTCGGCGGGGAGCCCTAGAACCTCCGACTCCTTTCCTGAAGACTCCGACGGAGGCGGCGGCAGCGCAGTGTATCGCCGCGCTCTCAAATTCCAGCGCCCCACCGTCATCAAATGGCAGGATCGCTTGTACAATTCCGTCAGCTTCATCGGAACGGTCGAGCTTCCCGTTAAAATCACTGCCACCAGGCACGGTAGCTTCGGTGTTCACACAATGCTCAGCGTGAAAACCTCTCGTGAATCTAACCACACGCTTAGGTGAACCCCTTTTACCTCTCCTTGACATCTGTTTATGTTCCTGCTTGCGTTCTCGATTTGGTAATTTCTGgttttttggattttggattcttAAGTCACATTTCTTCCTGAAATTCTGTTTCAGTTTTTGATTGCTTTGCATGATGGTggaattaagaatttaattacaTAACGTTGTAGGTCGTTCATTCTGTATCTAAATGAATTTGGCAAGTGTATATGCATACTGAATCCTATTTATGGTGGGCAGATGAAGTTGACTTTCTCAAAATACTCTTTGCAGTAGCTTGGGATGATATGATCTCATGAACAAGTTCCTTGAAATGAAGCTGTTTTTGACGTCTAATAAACTCTCACAGTTCTTAGTTTCAAGGAATGCTTATTCTTAAATTTCACTCGTCTTATTCAATTCTTACCATGAGAATTTCAATTCCTATCATACTCTGCATTGAtggaataaaataaatttttgcacGAGTAGCATTTTTATGAAGTATCtccttaaattttttatttcattcctaCCTTTTTTAGTAACTAAACATAATCTAGGAGTGTGGTTGGTTATTATGACGAGAGAATGAGTAGTGCTGGAAGTGGGGATGTTCTAATGGCCTCCTTTACTTCCGACCTCAACCTTGCTCAAAATTGGTTCAGTCTGGTTGGATTCGATTTCAAATTGACTAGCAATTGAACTATGAAATGCGCTTaatatattttcacatattttattaatgaaattaattAATCCTTGAccttttatatgtatatttttataactcaattgatttttttttttaaaattatgaactAATTGTGTGTGCTAGTGGTATTTATATCTTGGATATTTCCATTAGTTTTTTCTATTCGACTAATAATTTAAGTTGGATATTTCAGGAAAATAGAAAGCGGACAATGAAGTAGGGGAACCCTTCATATAATTAACAGAATTGTTGTTATTGTTAGTGAGAGCAGCAATAACTGCAGAAACAAGGACTCCCTCAGATTCTGAACATCTGATGGAACTGATGAGTTTCTGCAGTGCCATGCATAGCACTTTGATTATAAATCTTTTATCTGTTCCAGTAGTTATTCATGCAAAATGGCTTTTGCTTATGAGTTGCTGGAACTGACATGGGCAAATTCCATCTCTGATCTGCATAACAAATTGCATCCTCGATCCCATCTCTGCTCTGTAGAACAAATTGCATCTTGCattattttggttttcatttcaaTTGATGCATCTATTTCTGGTTAACATATCTTTGAATGCGCTGCATTAGTTCTTTTATCTTTCGGTATATGCATCTGTTCTATTGCATGTGCACATGCCCATCTAGAAGTTTATGGGCTCTCTAGCAATATTGCTGGCTGGAAAACTCACATTTTACAATTTTTGATCAGGATTTTTCTGAAGATGTGGGACAACTTGGCAGAAATAGCTATCAAACATCTGAAACCGAATGATTTTATTTATGTTTCAGGTTCTTTAGGGTCCTATGAAAAGAGCGATGCAAATGGAAAGCTCAGAATATATTACGAGGTTAGAATCTTtgcattatcactatgaagtattCAAACTAACATATCAAACTGAGTTCTTATTTGAGAACAGAAGgtacaaaatatattaaacaattcAGAATGATCGTTCatcaaatacaaccaagtcattctAGAATAGTCATCGACAAAAGTGACAAAGTAttgaaaccccaactttgacgtgacatgactaggaccccaaacatcagaatgaacAAACATAAAAGGGCTAATGACTCTTTTATTGGCTCAAGAggcaaagggaacacgatgatgctttcctagttgacaagactcacaatcaaggtAGACACGGAACTCAAAGTATAAGCTAGCTGTTTTAACTTGTCCAATgatggatgaccaaggcaacaatggatttgaTGTGGTGTGACAGCAACACTATAGGCAATAGGAGAAGAGagtgactcaaagtagtaaagtccatcaGCCTCACATCCTGTTccaatcatcttcctcttcttcagatcctaaataagaataaaattagGAAAGAAGGTTACAGAGTAATTCAGTGACTTCTTAATTTTATTAACAGACATGAGATTAAGGGGAGATTTATGAATGTAGAgaacagaagaaagagagatggagggagtaggatttactgttcctattcCCTTAGCGGCAGTAGTGGACCCAATAgtaagggtaacttgaggtagatttgtAGAATACTAGAgagtagaaaagaagttggtgacACCTGTCATATGGTCAGTAGCAGCAGAGTCAATAACCCAgggactagtgggagagataccaTATGACATACAGATGGTATAGTTACTTTTTTGAGCAatagatgcaatgtgatgagatgcttttTGGGATGCCTGATACTGCAGGAACGTTAAATACTCTTCCTCTGAAACAACTATTGTACActgttcactcaaacaagtaaTTGATGAGGGAGACATGCTATTGGAATTTgggaactccatcccaacacaaaTACAGCCTTGATAGAGCagcaaatcaaaaacacacaGCAGGCACCATGTTTTTCAAATTCACCAATACAAACACAACCTCGGTAGAGCAGCTAATAAAAAACACACAGTGGGCACCATGTTTTTCAAATTCACCAACTCGATCCCAACATAaactgttgggcttttgtggagcctagttatgttttgatttggatgatgacccgacctctatttaattagagatttctatcctaaggcttagtccatgagcgCTGCGGCTTGGGCCGTGAGGTACAAGCCGTACTCGTGCGTTGCCCCCggggaaaatttttggagcccattcagaacggaaccctaggcgcaacatataaaagggtgctttcggATGATTAGGGTTTTAGTGGTTGTATCtgcgagagagagcgagagcgagtgaattgtatcgccac
The sequence above is a segment of the Malania oleifera isolate guangnan ecotype guangnan chromosome 8, ASM2987363v1, whole genome shotgun sequence genome. Coding sequences within it:
- the LOC131161535 gene encoding protein OSB1, mitochondrial-like isoform X1; this translates as MGLCRRLCVIIRKASPYSLQRPVPFSSTGSAGSPRTSDSFPEDSDGGGGSAVYRRALKFQRPTVIKWQDRLYNSVSFIGTVELPVKITATRHGSFGVHTMLSVKTSRESNHTLRIFLKMWDNLAEIAIKHLKPNDFIYVSGSLGSYEKSDANGKLRIYYEVTVKELNYVVPRGQGQISQKYENSESRGVSGLEKKEDRFHLWQIYFANPHEWWDNRKNKPNSRIPDFKHKDTGEALWLSPHDPPWIKRQLQLHDSRMAGGDEEDVGSRSSVRMWVYDE
- the LOC131161535 gene encoding protein OSB1, mitochondrial-like isoform X2, which translates into the protein MGLCRRLCVIIRKASPYSLQRPVPFSSTGSAGSPRTSDSFPEDSDGGGGSAVYRRALKFQRPTVIKWQDRLYNSVSFIGTVELPVKITATRHGSFGVHTMLSVKTSRESNHTLRIFLKMWDNLAEIAIKHLKPNDFIYVSGSLGSYEKSDANGKLRIYYEVTVKELNYVVPRGQGQISQKYENSESRGTILKCIDAGYFQMMTLKQVNRTPGHTPSPDIVYAT